The DNA segment AGATGGTAAATGAGTAACTAATAGTTATTACCCTTGTATTATTCAAAGGGACTACTATGTTTCTTTTGTATTTTGGTATGGCTTTGTATCCCTTTTTCTTTCATAATGGCAATATTTGACTTCcataaaattgtatatatatgaaaGCACTTTTGAAGAGTCTTAAGACATAGAAGAAATAAAGAAATCAACAAGAGAAACGATGGTGAAAACCTATACtctaaaaatcatttatttgttCATGTTTGCATTACTGATTGCGAGATTAATTCCATCAAAAGCTCAACCTCCATATTGTACTATGGAAAGACGTGATACTGAGTATTTTAATTGCGTTGATTCTCTCAAGTTGGGTACACCATGGGTTCCTCCTTCCAAAGATTGCTGCAAATATATACAAATCGATAATATGGCTTGCTTCTGCAAAGGCGCCAATAGGTTATTTTCAGCACTTTTTGACCAAAATAAGCTTTTCAAAATCTCTCATGCATGCGGAGATCTCTTAGTTCCGGGATCATATTGCGGAAGTAAGTATCACTAAAACTACACTTTCATATCTAATCATGTTCGtacttaatgatttttttttttggttttgtatatCAGTTTTCAAGGTTCCAGGTGGTGTGTGAGAAAAGATGGATGTGCATgtcatattttgtttcttttctttatatatctcaaattttaaattatatatatgact comes from the Brassica rapa cultivar Chiifu-401-42 chromosome A01, CAAS_Brap_v3.01, whole genome shotgun sequence genome and includes:
- the LOC103832242 gene encoding uncharacterized protein LOC103832242; translation: MVKTYTLKIIYLFMFALLIARLIPSKAQPPYCTMERRDTEYFNCVDSLKLGTPWVPPSKDCCKYIQIDNMACFCKGANRLFSALFDQNKLFKISHACGDLLVPGSYCGIFKVPGGV